GGGGCCGCTCCTCAAGCGCTTCGGCACCGGTGTCGCGGCGGCAGCACTGCCGGCGGTTTTCGTCGTGGGCTTTGCCATCCTGGCGGCTGCACCAAGCCTCGCGGTCGTGATGACCTTCCAAGTGGTGCAGCGTTGGATGAATTTCGCGATCGCCAATCCAGCGCGCCAAGTTTTCTTCACCGTGGTCGCGCGCGAGGAGAAATACAAGGCGAAGAACTTGATCGACGTCGTGGTTTATCGAGGGTCCGACGCGCTCTACGGTTGGGTGTTCGACAGCTTGCAAGCACTTGGCCTGAAGTTGGGCGCCATTGCGATCTGCGCATTGCCGGTCGTGGCGGCATGGTTTTTCCTGTCGACGGCACTCGGACGCAGCCAGGAGCGCCGTGCCCGGGCATCCGATGCGCTGATCGCCCAGGAGGGTTGACGATGACCCGCATAACGCGCCGCGGTCTCGCGGCACTCGCAGCCGGCGTGCTGTTCGCACGGCCCACGATGGCGCAAACCGGTTCCGCGCCCCTTATCAGCCGCGCCATTCCCGGATCGGGCGAGCGCATCCCGGCGGTCGGCCTGGGTACGGCCTATGTTTTCGACACCGACGACGACAAGACTCGACACATGGCCGAGCAAGTCATCGGTGCGTTGGTCGATGCCGGCGGGCGGCTTATCGACACGGCGTCCTCCTATGGCGATGCGGAGAGCGTGATCGGTAACGTGCTTTCGACGACGAGCCTGCGCGACAAGGTCTTCATCGCGACCAAGCTCGAAGAGCCCGACGAAGCCGAGCTCAAGCGCTCGCTCATGCGGCTCAAGGCGTCGAAGGTCGATTTGCTCCAGCTCCACAATGTGCGCGACAAGGCGCAATCGTTGGCGGCGTTCCGTGCGTGGAAGGCTCAAGGCATTTGCCGTTACATCGGCATCACCTCGACATCTCACGGCGATTTCGACGCGGTCGAAGCGATCCTTGCGCGCGAGAAACCCGATTTCGTGCAGATCGACTATTCGCTCGACGACCGATCCGCGGAGAGCCGCATCTTGCCGGTTGCGGCCGAGGTCAAGGCCGGCGTGCTGACGGCCCTTCCGTTCGGGCGCGGCCGTCTCTTCCGTGCCGTGAAGGGGAAGGCAGTTCCCGATTGGGCGACAGGGTTCGCCGGCAGTTGGGCGCAGTTTTTCCTCAAATTCCT
This DNA window, taken from Alphaproteobacteria bacterium, encodes the following:
- a CDS encoding MFS transporter; this translates as NLLIAAIVFLELSVFCVRRLESNVRTRQGASQEEQRIGGSAFAALPGLFRSPYLLGVGAWVSLLSFAATILYFEQANIVSAAVQGAGAQTRVFAKIDLAVSLLTLATQAVATGPLLKRFGTGVAAAALPAVFVVGFAILAAAPSLAVVMTFQVVQRWMNFAIANPARQVFFTVVAREEKYKAKNLIDVVVYRGSDALYGWVFDSLQALGLKLGAIAICALPVVAAWFFLSTALGRSQERRARASDALIAQEG
- a CDS encoding aldo/keto reductase; translation: MTRITRRGLAALAAGVLFARPTMAQTGSAPLISRAIPGSGERIPAVGLGTAYVFDTDDDKTRHMAEQVIGALVDAGGRLIDTASSYGDAESVIGNVLSTTSLRDKVFIATKLEEPDEAELKRSLMRLKASKVDLLQLHNVRDKAQSLAAFRAWKAQGICRYIGITSTSHGDFDAVEAILAREKPDFVQIDYSLDDRSAESRILPVAAEVKAGVLTALPFGRGRLFRAVKGKAVPDWATGFAGSWAQFFLKFLLADERVTAVIPGTSDPAHMTDNAGAMRGRLPDPGERKRMIEFIDSL